Within the Arthrobacter sp. V1I7 genome, the region GTCCGGGGCGCCCAGCGGCAGACCGACGGACGACTCGTGTCCGCTCCCTGGACGCGCGCGGACGAGGACCTCTTCTTCCACTACCGCGGATGGCGGGGAGCCTTCATCACGCCGGCCCACGTCTCCACCATGTTCCACACTCCCACCATCCGGAAGCACCTGGGCCACTGGGATTCCGTCCGCAAGGCCGCGGACACGGAGTTCATTCTCCGCTACCGGGCCCTCGTCAACGGCGAGGAGCCTTTCGAAGTCTGCGAGGCGCCCCTGACGCTGTCCCTCGTTGGCACGACGAACCTTTCCGTGGAAGATTTCCGGCTCGGCTACAGGTCTCCGGACCGGGTGTCCTACCGCGACTCTTACGAGCACTGGCACAGGAAGATCAAGGCGGGCGAACACTCCGGCCATCTGGACTTCCCGCTTGCCGAGCGGGCGTTCCCCGCACCGGCCCGATTCCTGCCGTCAGGTGCGAAGCAGCCGGACCTGGAACTTGATATCCTGCTTGTCGGCGATTTCGGTGCCGACTCCCTGGTGGGCGTGCTGATGCAGGAACATCTGGCGTCTGCGGCACAGGATGGGAAGCGGGTTGGACTCATGCATTACCCCAGCATTCTTCACACGGCCGCCATCGATACGTCCTATTCGGACGAGGTCATGGACGCGTTCCACGACGGGCGCCTTGTCCGGGTTGAGGTGACGGACCGTGTGCAGTCCGCAGTGGTCAACGTCTACGACCCCACCGCCTTCCAGTACAGCCGGGAGCTGCGCAGCGGACACACTGCGGAGCGAGTGTCCGTGTGGACAGACGAGCCGCCCTACGACTGGGAAACGGATGAACACAAGTACGAGGTGGGGACGGTAGAACGCAACCTGTTGTCCGTTTTCAGCGGCCCGGTGCGCTGGATTCCGCTCAACGAACGGACGCTCCGGGTCATCACGGAGTCCGGACATGGACAAAAGTCCATCGGAGACCATGTGGCGCAACCGGACCCGCTGACCATTCCCGACACCCCGGCGGAGGAATCTCCGCTTGCACTGACAGGTTCCAATTGAGGCAGGAGAGACTCCATGAATTGGCAACGCACGATCCAGGAAACGGCCTGGGATGATCGGAACAATGTAGAGATCCGCCGCATCGCCTCGGCCAGCGAGATCGACCACAAGGCGACTGAGGCCTATGAATTCGTCGTACCGGCCCTTTCCGGCGGACCACTCGATATCGTCGCCTTGTACGAACCCAAGGAGTCCAGGACCCTCCTCGTCAGCTTCCATGGCTCCTTGCAGCGCTCCAAATTCCAACTGCCCCGCTTCGAATGGCGGAGGTCGCTTGAGCCATTCGATGCCGCTCAGCTCTTTATCGCCGATTCAACACTGCAGCTCAACGGAAGCATGCAACTGTCCTGGTACATCGGATGTTCGGAGCAGGATTTCAGCTCGGATGTGGCGGACCTCATCAAAGACATCGCCGCGGCTGCAGGGTACGACAGAATTCTGTTGACGGGGTCGAGCGGGGGTGGTTTTGCCTCGCTGGCAATCTCCCGCCAGATAGATGGTTCAGCGGCAGTCTGTTTCTCCCCACAAACCCGCGTCGGGGACTACCGCAACTCCGTGGTCAGGGCGTTTTATCGCACCGCCTTCCCGGAGATGGGGGGATACGCCGCTGTTGAACGAGCACACCGCTCACGATTCGACCTGCGCCATCTTTACGCAACGACGCCTGATATCAACTTTGTTCGGTTTGTTCAGAACACGCGAGATGCGTCCCATTACAGCAAGCACTACACGCCCTTCGCCGAGGCACGCGGGGTTGATCCCGCTCTGGGCGGACTCGACGCCTCCGGACGCATTGAATTTGTACCGCAACCACTCCAGGCTGGTCACCAGCCTCCACCCCGGGGACGGTTCCGCAGTCACATCCTTGAAGCGCACTCCGCGTTTTTCGGCAGTGAATTGAGTCTCTCTGACGCTTAGGGCCCGGCACGATCCTGTCTCGCTCTCGGGCACCTTCGGCTTTGGTAGCATAGTCTGTGGTTCGCTCGCCCCCTATGGCACCTCACGCTTGTGGTTCGCTCGCCCCCTATGGCACCTCACGCTTGTGGTTCGCTCGCCCCTTATGGCTCCTCACGAGATCGCAGGTCTATGAAGTTCAAGATTGTCAATTACCAGGCCCACCGGATCAGCGGTTGGGTGTACGAGCCGGACGCAGATCAGGGCAATGCGGTCCTGGACCTCGTGGTCAACGGGGAGGCAGTCTCCGCCCTAACCTGTAACATCTTCCGCGACGAACTCTCAGCTGAGGAGTTCAGCACCCGAAATGTGGGTTTCCTGGGTAACTTGCCTCCGGAGTTCTGGAACGGTGAAAAGCACGACGTCGCTCTCGTCCACCGCGGGACGGGCACTGTCCTCACGCAGAAGACGATCAGTACAGCTGACTCCCGGATCGCGGGCACAAAAGGTCTCAGCGCCGACTTCATACTCACGCCGCAGGGGCAAGTGGCCGGGTGGGCAAGCGCCGAAAATCGTCCAGCATATGCCCGAGTGACCGTGGACGGCAATGTCATTGAGGAGGCGAGAACCGACAGACGCGTCCTTCCATGGAAGCGCGACACGATGAGGTTCAACGCACCTTACGGCTATATGCACGGCACCCAGATTCCTCCAGAATTTTTCGATGGACAGGTACATCGGGTCCAGATCTTCGCCGGTGGCGAGCCGCACGCGCCGGTGTCGGTGTTGGACCAGACGCTGGAGCTTGCTGCAGAGCACCGCGACGCCGCAGCTCGCGAGGCGCAGCGGCTCCAGCCTGAGGCACCCAATACTTCCTCCCCGTGGCTTAAGCCCGCCCGGGTTCGCTCCGAAATACGCGTTGCTCGCGTAGCACTGACGGAATGCTATGCCTCGATCACTTTGACGGGGGAGACTGAGCACCAGCGACTGGTCCTGCGACTGGGCGAGGCTACGATGATCCTCACAGCGCTGGCTGAGTCTCCGGAAGGAGACCCAGCGGCCGAGGGGACCCAGCGGTATGCCGGTGAGATCCCACTTGAGGGCAGGTTTACCGACTCCATCCCACTGTTCACCCCGGGAGCCGAAGTTGGCAGCACCTATGATCTCCGCCTGGGAGATACCACCGGACGCAGGCCGGATGGGATGCCAGAGACCATCGTTCAGGACACCGGAGGAGAGTTCCTGCTCTCCGAGACTGTCCTTGATGGCGGGGTTTTCACCGGATGGGCCTTTCACACAGCGGGACTCGACTTCCCCGTGGAGCTGGTCCTCCGTGAGGTCACCGAGACGGGGGAGACGGAGGTCCAACGGACTCCCGCAACTCTGAAGAACAGACACGCGAAACTGCAGCATGGCATTCCACATTCGGGCTACGCTCTCGCTTTGCCTTCCTCAGTCTTGGCGCAGCGCAGCGCTCATCTGAGACTGCTCGCCGTACACGGACGGGGGGAAAGGTTGCTCTGGGAGGACCGGTCCTTCTTCGCTACCAACCAGTTCCTGCTCGCGCAGGCGCTCCAGGCTTCCTCGTCATCCCATGCCCTTGAGCTTGTGGGAAATGCCCGTCGAGCCGGACGCAGGCATTTCGTCGAGTCGTTCCTAGGAACCTATAAGCACTCCCGGGTCCAAATCAGTCTGGAGGGGTTGGAGGCCGCCCTCGCTTCTCAGAAGCCAGGCGCGGGCGCGACGCTCGAACCGGCTCGCGGCGCAATCTGGTACTGGGTTCAGGAGCTGCGTGCGAATCCAGGTCGGCTCCAGTGGTTCACCGCCAACGCGATTCGCAACCGCAACGATGGCGCCCGCGACGTGCTGGCATATGCCGCGTCCAAGGGAGGCTATGACTTTGGCCAGCTCCATGGGATTCTCGAGTCCTACCGGACAGAGCTCTTTCGAGAGTCCGCTGCCGAGATGTTGATGGACAGGCACTGGAAATCCGGTGTGCTCGCCATGGCCCGGTTTCTCTTTGCCGCACCCCGGGACGAGACTGACCAGCTCGATGCGCTGACTCTGTATGCCATGCTCGAGGCGTGGCGGGGGCTGGAGGACATCACCGGCGCCGATCGTGCCTTCTATGGAGACCTCCTGCGGTGGCGCGGCGAATTCGCAGAATCCGCCCGGGTGCTCACCGCGGAAGATCTTGACTCCGATCATGACTTCTCGCAGAACCTGCTGGCGCTCAACGCTATTAACCCTCACGCGACGGGCATCCCCAGCTACTCGGGTGCCTGGTTGGCAGGATTCAACGGGATGCTCGAGGGAGACGGGATCGCTCCGATCTCGATGCAGCAAGACCAGATCGGTTTTTACAACGTCACTACGGACCTGTCTCCGGCCCCGGAGGATCCGGGAGCCCCGCTGGTGACCGTGATCATGCCAATCTACGAACCCAGCGCCGCCACCAACATTGCGGTGGATTCCCTGTTGCGGCAGACCTGGCGCAAGCTTGAGATAATTATGATCGACGACTGCTCACCTGAGCAGGACGCCGATGGTCACCCCACGCCATACCGGGAACAGCTCCAGGACCTTGCAGCACGTGACCCCCGCATTCGTCTGGTGTTCAACGACGTGAACCGCGGCTCCTACTCGGTGCGCAATGACGCTCTCGACCTGGCCACCGGCGACCTGATTACCGTGGCGGATAAGGACGATTGGCACCACCCCCAGCAGATCGAGTTGCAGGTTCGCGACTTCATGGCGGATCCTGAACGCGTTGCGAATATGACCAACTGGGTCCGTGTGGACGAGCAGCTCACCTTGATGCTGCGGTCCGCCACGGGACGGGTGTTCTACCCCTCCATGGCCTCATTGATGTTCCGACGTGATCCGGTGCTGAAGGACCTCGGCTACTGGGACACGATCCGTAAATCCGGGGACTCAGAGTTCAAGAGCCGCATCGAGAACTACTACGGCATCACCGTGGAACCGGTCACTAGGGCGCCCCTGGCTTTCGCTCTTATGGACGGTGCAAACCTGACCCGTGATGACATGGGCGTGGGCTATCTTGCTCCGGAACGCCGGGCTTACCTTCGTGGCTACAAGAGTTGGCATCGCGAGATCCGGGAGTCCGGCGAATCACCGTACATGCCCAAGTCAGTGGAGCAGCGGCGCTTCGTCGCCCCGGCCGCCTACCTGCCGGGAGCTCGCCCGGAAGGGTCCGTCCAATATGACGTGGTCTTCGCCTCAGAATTCGGCTTCCTCGCCGGCAACTCCACGTCGCTCTTCAATGAGATCTCGGTCTGTTTGAACGCTGGACTCCGGGTGGGTGTGATCCCGTTCCAGAACGGCCTGATCCCCTCTGCTTCGAAGCGGCAGTTCAGCCGTAAGATCGATGACCTGGTGCTGACCGGCCGGGTGGACCGGCTGTCCCTGGACACCGTGGCTGAGACTGACCTTCTCGTCGTGCGGTGGCCCACAGCGGTGCAGGTCGTGCAGGACAAGGCCGCCGGGTTGAAGCCTAAAAAGGCAGTCATCGTCTCCAACCACCCGCCGTTCGAACCGAGCGGAGAGCGGCGCAGCTATGACATCGGCGTCGTCACCCGCAATATCGAGGGGCTTTTCGGCGTGCGGCCGCTCTGGGCACCGCAGAGTGAGCAGATCGGGGCCATGATCGCGCCACTCATGCCCGCCTCAGACCTGACAAGCTTCTCTTGGAAGGGCATCATCGAGCTCAAAGAGCAGGCGAGCCACAACCGATACCGGGCGGGCCGGCCCACCATTGGACGGCACGCACGCGACGACGCCGCAAAATGGCCCTCCGACCGGAAGGTCTTCAAGCAGGTCTACCCGGCCGACGGCTCTGCGAATGTCTGCATCCTTGGCGGCACCAAGGTGCCTGTGCAGAAGGGCTTCCTCCCGCGGAACCCGCCCTCTTGGGAGATCTATGCCTTCAACGAGATCAGCGTGGAAGAATACCTGTCGGAGAAGATCGACTTCTTCGTCTACTTCCACAGCGACGGCTGGCTCGAGGCCTTCGGCATGGCCATCCTCGAAGCCATGAGCTACGGGGTGGTCTGTGTCCTGCCACACCACTTTGAACCCGTGTTCAAAGATGCCGCCGTCTATGCTGAGCCTGATCAGGTCAAGGATGTCATCAACGAGTTGTGGGAGTCGCAGCGCTACGCACAACAGCAGCAGCGCGCAGTCCGTTTCATCGAGCAGGAATGCACTCCGGCGGCGTATCTACGGCGCCTGGCCGGGCTCGGCGTCAAAGCCGACCGCGTTCAGATCCCCTGACACTCATGGCTGTCAGTGTGGCTCAGGTGATGGTCGGTCCCCTCGTTGGTAGGGCGATGTCACTGCAGCACTCGAAATCACAAGGAGAAACTCAGTTGTCGTCCTGGCCGTCTCACTTCGAAGCCGAGGTCGTCCGTGAGGCGTTCGGTACAAGGCTCGCCGGTTACACTATTGCTCTGGAGGCTTGGCGCAGGGGTCTTCAGGTTCGATTTTTCGACAGTCAACTGCGAAGATATGAGCTGTCCGACGGACGTACCCGCATCCGTTTCAATAAAACTCGGCCTTCACTAACGACACGCGCAGCCATCGCGATCGAGCAGAACAAACACTCGACGAATTCCCGTCTTCGTGCGGCCGGTGTCCCGGTCCCCGCGAGTTGGGTGTTGGACCCTTTCGATGCTGACGTAGAGGATGAACTCCTAACCCGCGCCGAGGACACAGGTTATCCACTGGTGCTAAAGCCACTCCGCGGCAGTATGGGGCGAGATGTCCTCACAAACTTGCGCACGCGTGCTGACCTGTTGGATACCTTCCGATATCTGTCGGCGCGTTGCACGAAGGGGGAAAAACTTATCCTCGAGAGTCATTTCGAGGGAGAGGATTACCGGGTGCTTGTAGTCGGCGACCGAGTCGTCGCAGCTTGTCTGCGCCGCCCGGCAAACGTGGTGGGTGACGGTGCCAGCACCGTCCAGGAACTTATTGTCCAGAAGAACAAGGTTCGTCTGGAGAACCCTTACCTCTGTAAGAAGCTGATTGGAAGGGACCGTGAGGTTGACCAGTATCTCCAGCGCCAGGGCTATGGTCTGGGCGATATTCCCTTTGCGGGCGTCGAGGTAAGGCTCCGTGGGAAAGCAAACGCAAGTCAGGGTGGAGACAGCATCGACAAGACAGCTGAGTTGCCTACCGCGGTCAAGAATGCTGCAGTCCGGGCTGTAGCAGCAGTACCTGGGCTGGCAATCGCGGGTGTAGATATACTGTTCGACGCTAACAGGACGCCTGTCGAGGACAGTTTCCGAGTGATCGAAATGAATTCGAGACCCGAGATAGAGATTAACATGTATCCCTGGAAAGGTGCAGGACAGGATGTGCCGCAGCATATTCTTGACGTGTTCTTTCCGTCCTCCACGAGAAGCGACGCTCCCCGGATCCAGAAAACTGGGCTGAATTTAAAGCAGCTCCTCGCGCCTCTGCAGGGTGCCTCAGCGAACGAAGTCCTGGTGAAAACGATTCCAGCCCACGCCTACCCAGCGCGACAGTCTTACTGGCTTCGCGAAAAGGGTGATTTTTCGGCCACAGACAAGAACTTGGTTTATCTCGCGGCACGCCGTGCCGGGGTGTCGGGACGCGTTGAAACCGTGGACGGGGTAGCGCGGTTGCTTTTAGCAGGTACCGAGGAAAGTATTCGGAAGTTTCTCCGGTCGGAGGCACAGAGATTGGGCGTAGATACGGGCAGCGAGGAGCAGTGGAACTGTGAAGTCGCTCAGGGTTTCTACTTCAATTCCTGAGATAGATCAAGACTTGTCGGGGACTGCTGAAGGTTTGCTTGATACTTTGCCTGTGAGGATTTGATCCTTGCGGGTGGAAGGATGTTCATCAAACCCAAGGCTTTTCCCGAAGAGTTCCGCCGCGATGTCGTCGCGGTTGCCCGCAAGGGCGAAGCGCCCGTCACACAGGTCGCCAAGGACTTCGGTGTCTCACCCGCTGCCCTGCACCGCTGGATGAAGATCGCCGACAAAGAAGACGGCGTGAAATCCGGTGCGGTGTCCGATGACGCCGCGAAGCTGCGTGAGGCGAATAAACGCATCCGGCTCCTGGAGCAGGAAGCGGAAGTTATGCGCCGCGCTGTGGCGTACCTGTCCCGGGACATCAATCCAAAAAATGATGTACCCGCTGGTCCGAGATCTGGCTGCCAGGAACGCCCCGCTCCGGGTTCCCGTGGCCGTGTCCTGCCGGGTACTGAATTTCTCCAGACAGGCTTACAACCAGTGGGCCGCCAACCCCGTCTCTGCCCGGGACCGGGAAGAAGCACACCTGATTGTCAACGCTGCTATCGATCACCACCGCGACGATCCTGCCTTCGGCTACCGGTTCATCGCCGATGAGATCAACGCGGGTTGTTAACGCCTACCCAAAACAGGGCCATTAGTGCCATTTGAAAACAGGGCCACTGGTTGTTTGTTCTATTGTGCCGTACCGGCGGCGGGTTGGTGTTTTTTGAGGCGGTAGCTGTTGCCGCGTTAGCCGTCCGAGGCGCCGTTGGCGGCGTTTCCGGTGGTAGGTTTTTTCGATCCAGGTCACGATGGCCAGGCGAAGATCAGCCCTTGTGGACCATCGCTGGCGATCCAGCACGTTCTTCTGCAGGAGTGAGAAAAACGATTCCATGGCGGCATTGTCGGCCACGCGCCCACGCGCCCACCCCCGCCCCACCGATCCTGTCAGCCCGTTGCCCTTCAGCTGGCGAAAGCGTTGGAACGGAATTGCGAACCGCGGTCGCTATAGACCACGGTTCCTGCCGGCTCCCTGAGTGCTATCGCGTTGTGGAGGGCCGAGACGGCTAGCGAGGCCTTCATCCGGGAATGGATGGAGTAGTCCACGATTCGGTTGGAATAGACGTCTTTGATGGTGAACAGGTAGAGCTTGCCCTCATCGGTCCGATGCTCGGTGATGTCCGTCAGCCACAGCTCATCAGGTGCCTTTGCGGTAAAGTCCCGCCTGACGTGGTCATCATGCACGGGCGGGCCGGCTTTGCGGGTCAGACCGCGCTTCTTGGCACACAAACCAGGGTCTGCTGGCTGCTGGACAGCCGCGCCACCCGGTTCTCTCCCGCGCTGAAACCCTGGTGTTCGAGCTCGTCGGCAATGAACCGGTACCCGAACGCCCGATCGTCCCGGTGGACGTCCACCGCCGCATTGATCAGGAACGCATCAGTCCAGTCGCGTTCCGTGACCGGCGCGGCCTTCCATAAGTAGAAGGCCTGTTTGGAGAAACGCAGCACCCGGCAGGCCACCGCGACGGGAATACCATCTGCGGCAAGGTCAAGGACTAGCGGGAACTTTTTTTGGGGCAACTCCCCGGCGAAGAACGCCGCCGCCCGGCGCAGGATCTCATTCTCCTGCTCCAGCAGCGGATCAGCTTCCTCGCATCCCTGAGCTCGGCGGCTTCCTTCTCCGTCACTCCGGGACGGGCGCCCTCCTCGATGTCGGCCTTCTTCAGCCAGTTGTGAAGGGTTGCTTCGGAAATCCCGAAGTCCTTGGCGATCTGTGAAACCGGAGCTTCGTCCTTGCGCGCAACCGCGACCACGTCACGGCGGAACTCAGCGGGGAAAGGCTTGGGCATGTGAACATCCTTGCTGCAAGGAGTGAATCCTCACAAGTCAGGAGTCAAGCAAACCGGGGGCAGTCCCCTTCGTTTGCGAACGCAAGCATAGACCTGAGCACAACCGCGCTGCCGTTGCCCGCAACGTAGCTGACGCAAACCCCACGTTCGCGGTTGTGTGTGATCGACTATCTGTAGGCCGTTTCAGCAGAGAAATCCTGCCGAGTTGGTGGCTGGTTTCCTGCCAAAAGAGCGCTAAGAATCAGGCCATGCGGTTCCCATCCAAATCATGGTTTTGGGAATTGCGCAGAGATTGAGATCACCCGGTGGCCCGGGGCGGTTCCCAGTGTTGGGAACATGGGCCCGCCACCCCAGATAGGTTCCTTACGGCGCTGCTATTGACAGAGCGATTGCGCCGGAAGGGCTGGAAAGCAGATGACGGTACCCATGTCCGTTCAAGAAAATATCAGAAGGCTGGACTCCCAGGGAGTCCCGGGACGTGAGATCGCCCGCAGGCTGGGTGTCAGCCGTGATTCGGTGGCCAAGTACGCCGAGCGGCAGGACTTCTCCCCGGCAGCGCCGGCGCCTTCGGCCCGGCCCGGGGTTCGGTGCTGACCGGATTCGAGCACATCATCGAAGCGTGGCTCGCCGAGGACCAGCGCCGGCCGCGCAAGCAGCGGCACACGGCCAAACGTATCTTCGACCGGCTCGTTGACGAGCATGGTTTCCCGGGCACCTATTCCCCGGTCCAACGCCACGTGAAGAAGTGGACTGCCCGGAACCGGCAGGCCGGGGAGGGCTTCACCGAGCTGGTCTGGCCGGCAGGCACTGCGCAGGTCGACTTCGGGCAGGCCGAGGCGATCATCGCCGGGATCCGGCAGGTCCTTCACCTCCTGGTGGTGACCTTCCCGTTCTCGAACATGCGCTTCGTCCAGGCATACCGGGGCGAAACCGCCGAATGCTTCTGCCACGGGCTGCGGAAGGTGTTCGAGCACATCGGGGCTGCACCGAGGCATCTGGTCTTTGACAATGCCACCGGCATCGGGCGCCGGGTGGGGACCAAGGTCGTGGAGTCCAAACTGTTCGCCGCGTTCAAGCTGCATTACCGCTCCGAATCCCGCTACTGCAACCCGTACTCCGGGCATGAGAAGGGCAACGTGGAAAACGCGGTCGGGTTCCTGCGCCGCAACCTCATGGTTCCCGAACCTGAGGCCTCCAGCCTGCAGGCCTTGAACGAGCTGCTCATGACCAGGTGCGACGCGTTGGCCATCACCACGCATTACCGCAAGGGCCTACCGCTGGGCGAGCTGTTCGCCCAAGACCGGGCGGCGTCCCTGGCATTGCCTGGGGTCGGGTTCGACCCGGTCCGCTACGAATCGCGCAAGGCCGACAAGACCGGGAACCTGCTCATTGATGGGAACACCTACGCTGCCGGACCATCCTTCCATGGGCGGATGCTCACCGTCGGTTTGCGCCATGACGTGGTGCAGATTCTCGATGAGCATTCTGAACCCGTCCGGTCCTTTGACCGGGTGTTCGGCAGGCAGGCCGAGACGATCTTCGATCCTGCGTCTCTGGTCCCGCTGCTGGTGACCAAGCCCGGCGCCTGGTCCCATTCCCCGCTGCGGGCCCTGGTCAGCGACCCGGTGCGCGACTGGATCGATGCCGCGGCGCCCACGGACCGTCGCCGCCTGCTCAACGCGGTCGATGCCGCCTCCGGGTCCGCCGGTTTTGACGCCGCGATGGCCGCCGCTGACACGCTGATCCGGCGCGGGGATACCCCGGACATGGCCGCCTTGGGGATGCTCGCCCGCCGGCTGGCCCATGGCACCGAACCGGCGGCAGCCAACGTGGACTTGAGCGTCTATGACACCTTCACCACCCTGAACACGAGCACCGGAGAAGTCGCATGAACCCGATCACCGTCCAAGACATCCTCGAAGCGGGCAAAAATACCTCACTGACCGGCAGCGTGTTGATCGAATGGGCCGAGAAAGGCACCCCGAAACAGCGCGAATACCTCCACGAGGTCCTGCTGGCCGAGCACGAATCCCGGCAGGAATCACGCCGTCAGCGGCTGCTGAAATCCGCGAGACTGCCGGCGCTGAAAACACTCATGGAATTCGACTACACCAGTGTCAGGTTCCCCGAGGACTACGGCCGAGAACCCCTCGAATCACTGGAATTCATCACCCGAGCCCAGGACCTGGTCCTCTACGGAGACGTGGGCACCGGAAAAACCCACATGGCCACCGCTCTCGTGGCAGCCGCCTGCCGGCAAGGCATCCAAGCCAGGTTCTTCACCACCTCCTCCCTGGTCATGATGCTCCGCAGGGCCAAGGACGAGGAACGGCTGGACAAAGAACTCGCTTCCCTGGCCAAAAACCAGCTCTTGGCCATCGACAAACTGGGCTACCTCCCGATCGACACCGAGGGTGCACGGCTGTTGTTCCAGGTCATCGCTGACGGGTATGAAAAACGCAGCCTCATCATCACCACCAACCTCGAGTTCTCCCGCTGGGGAACGGTGTTCGGCGACGACAACATGGCCGCCGCCGTCATCGACCGACTCGTCCACCACGGACGCCTGCTGCAATTCCGTGGCGAGTCCTACCGAGTCAAAAACGCCCTCATGAAATAGGCAACTGCTGAAATGGCCTGGAAACGTGCCAAGGTGGCCTGATTCTTAGCGCTGAAACGGCCTACTTAAAGTTGACGAAACACAGCGGTCAACCAGCAGAATGTTTCAGCTACTGGCAACGCCGAGCAGTGGCAGGTTACGCGTCCTCCGTCATAGCGCGGGTTTCGTCGCGTGGCTACTTCGGGGAGCGCCTCAGACCGCCCCTTCCGTCGCGGAGATCGCGATCTGCGAGACGCTCTCCTCGTTCGACTCGACCAACGGGGCCTCGGAGCTCGTTGTGCAGGCGAAGGCGGACGACACGGTCAAGACGGGCAGTATTGCCCTCGCCTAGGAACGGTCGGCGGGACGGAGCGG harbors:
- a CDS encoding glycosyltransferase family A protein, whose protein sequence is MRSSPPSTQSYRNIEIIIVDDGSGGDAAERLNKWQAVDGRIKVVLNEPNAGAYTSRNIGYSLAKGEFMTIFDGDDWQHPQKIALLVRGAQRQTDGRLVSAPWTRADEDLFFHYRGWRGAFITPAHVSTMFHTPTIRKHLGHWDSVRKAADTEFILRYRALVNGEEPFEVCEAPLTLSLVGTTNLSVEDFRLGYRSPDRVSYRDSYEHWHRKIKAGEHSGHLDFPLAERAFPAPARFLPSGAKQPDLELDILLVGDFGADSLVGVLMQEHLASAAQDGKRVGLMHYPSILHTAAIDTSYSDEVMDAFHDGRLVRVEVTDRVQSAVVNVYDPTAFQYSRELRSGHTAERVSVWTDEPPYDWETDEHKYEVGTVERNLLSVFSGPVRWIPLNERTLRVITESGHGQKSIGDHVAQPDPLTIPDTPAEESPLALTGSN
- a CDS encoding glycosyltransferase family 2 protein, producing MKFKIVNYQAHRISGWVYEPDADQGNAVLDLVVNGEAVSALTCNIFRDELSAEEFSTRNVGFLGNLPPEFWNGEKHDVALVHRGTGTVLTQKTISTADSRIAGTKGLSADFILTPQGQVAGWASAENRPAYARVTVDGNVIEEARTDRRVLPWKRDTMRFNAPYGYMHGTQIPPEFFDGQVHRVQIFAGGEPHAPVSVLDQTLELAAEHRDAAAREAQRLQPEAPNTSSPWLKPARVRSEIRVARVALTECYASITLTGETEHQRLVLRLGEATMILTALAESPEGDPAAEGTQRYAGEIPLEGRFTDSIPLFTPGAEVGSTYDLRLGDTTGRRPDGMPETIVQDTGGEFLLSETVLDGGVFTGWAFHTAGLDFPVELVLREVTETGETEVQRTPATLKNRHAKLQHGIPHSGYALALPSSVLAQRSAHLRLLAVHGRGERLLWEDRSFFATNQFLLAQALQASSSSHALELVGNARRAGRRHFVESFLGTYKHSRVQISLEGLEAALASQKPGAGATLEPARGAIWYWVQELRANPGRLQWFTANAIRNRNDGARDVLAYAASKGGYDFGQLHGILESYRTELFRESAAEMLMDRHWKSGVLAMARFLFAAPRDETDQLDALTLYAMLEAWRGLEDITGADRAFYGDLLRWRGEFAESARVLTAEDLDSDHDFSQNLLALNAINPHATGIPSYSGAWLAGFNGMLEGDGIAPISMQQDQIGFYNVTTDLSPAPEDPGAPLVTVIMPIYEPSAATNIAVDSLLRQTWRKLEIIMIDDCSPEQDADGHPTPYREQLQDLAARDPRIRLVFNDVNRGSYSVRNDALDLATGDLITVADKDDWHHPQQIELQVRDFMADPERVANMTNWVRVDEQLTLMLRSATGRVFYPSMASLMFRRDPVLKDLGYWDTIRKSGDSEFKSRIENYYGITVEPVTRAPLAFALMDGANLTRDDMGVGYLAPERRAYLRGYKSWHREIRESGESPYMPKSVEQRRFVAPAAYLPGARPEGSVQYDVVFASEFGFLAGNSTSLFNEISVCLNAGLRVGVIPFQNGLIPSASKRQFSRKIDDLVLTGRVDRLSLDTVAETDLLVVRWPTAVQVVQDKAAGLKPKKAVIVSNHPPFEPSGERRSYDIGVVTRNIEGLFGVRPLWAPQSEQIGAMIAPLMPASDLTSFSWKGIIELKEQASHNRYRAGRPTIGRHARDDAAKWPSDRKVFKQVYPADGSANVCILGGTKVPVQKGFLPRNPPSWEIYAFNEISVEEYLSEKIDFFVYFHSDGWLEAFGMAILEAMSYGVVCVLPHHFEPVFKDAAVYAEPDQVKDVINELWESQRYAQQQQRAVRFIEQECTPAAYLRRLAGLGVKADRVQIP
- the istB gene encoding IS21-like element helper ATPase IstB, with translation MNPITVQDILEAGKNTSLTGSVLIEWAEKGTPKQREYLHEVLLAEHESRQESRRQRLLKSARLPALKTLMEFDYTSVRFPEDYGREPLESLEFITRAQDLVLYGDVGTGKTHMATALVAAACRQGIQARFFTTSSLVMMLRRAKDEERLDKELASLAKNQLLAIDKLGYLPIDTEGARLLFQVIADGYEKRSLIITTNLEFSRWGTVFGDDNMAAAVIDRLVHHGRLLQFRGESYRVKNALMK